The Enterobacter kobei genome has a segment encoding these proteins:
- the prc gene encoding carboxy terminal-processing peptidase: MNTFFKLTALAGLFAITGHAFAVDDITRVDQIPVLKEETQHATVSERVTSRFTRSHYRQFDLDQAFSAKIFDRYLNLLDYSHNVLLASDVEQFAKRKSEVGDELRSGKLDLFYDLYNLSQKRRFERYQYALKVLERPMDFTGNDNFNLDRSKAPWPKDEAELNALWDGKVKYDELSLKLTGKDEKEIRDTLTRRYKFAIRRLAQTNSEDVFSLAMTAFAHEIDPHTNYLSPRNTEQFNTEMSLSLEGIGAVLQMDDDYTVINSMVAGGPASKSKAISVGDRIVGVGQTGKGMVDVIGWRLDDVVALIKGPKGSKVRLEILPAGKGTKTRIVTLTRERIRLEDRAVKMSVKTVGKEKVGVLDIPGFYVGLTDDVKVQLQKLEKQNVSSVIIDLRSNGGGALTEAVSLSGLFIPSGPVVQVRDNNGKVREDADNDGVVYYKGPLVVLVDRFSASASEIFAAAMQDYGRALIVGEPTFGKGTVQQYRSLNRIYDQMLRPEWPALGSVQYTIQKFYRVNGGSTQRKGVTPDIMMPTGTEETETGEKFEDNALPWDSINAATYVKAGDMTQFGPELLKAHNDRIAKDPEFQYIMKDIARFNALKDKRNIVSLNYAQREKENNEDDATRLARINDRFKREGKPLLKKLDDLPKDYQEPDPYLDETVHIALDLANLEKDKPAEQPAPAK; this comes from the coding sequence ATGAACACTTTTTTTAAGCTCACCGCGCTGGCGGGTCTGTTTGCTATAACAGGCCATGCTTTCGCAGTGGACGATATCACGCGTGTTGATCAAATTCCGGTACTCAAGGAAGAGACGCAGCACGCGACGGTGAGCGAGCGCGTGACGTCTCGTTTCACCCGCTCGCACTATCGTCAGTTCGATCTCGATCAGGCCTTTTCGGCCAAAATCTTTGACCGCTATCTGAACTTGCTGGATTACAGCCATAACGTTTTGCTCGCCAGTGATGTCGAGCAGTTCGCTAAGCGCAAATCCGAGGTGGGTGATGAGTTGCGGTCAGGCAAGCTGGATCTTTTCTACGACCTCTACAACCTGTCGCAAAAGCGCCGCTTTGAACGCTATCAGTACGCCCTGAAAGTGCTCGAACGTCCGATGGACTTCACCGGCAACGACAATTTCAATCTTGATCGCAGCAAAGCGCCGTGGCCGAAAGATGAAGCCGAGTTGAATGCGCTGTGGGACGGAAAGGTCAAATACGACGAACTGAGTCTCAAGCTGACCGGCAAAGATGAAAAAGAGATCCGTGACACGCTGACGCGTCGTTACAAATTTGCCATTCGTCGTCTGGCGCAGACCAACAGTGAGGATGTCTTCTCTCTGGCAATGACGGCCTTTGCGCACGAAATCGATCCGCACACCAACTATCTCTCCCCGCGCAACACCGAACAGTTCAATACCGAAATGAGCCTGTCTCTGGAAGGTATCGGTGCGGTACTGCAGATGGACGATGATTACACCGTGATCAATTCCATGGTGGCGGGTGGCCCGGCCTCCAAAAGCAAAGCGATCAGCGTAGGTGACCGCATTGTTGGGGTCGGACAAACCGGTAAAGGCATGGTCGATGTCATTGGCTGGCGTCTTGACGACGTGGTTGCGCTGATTAAAGGTCCGAAAGGCAGCAAAGTTCGTCTGGAAATTCTGCCAGCGGGTAAAGGCACTAAAACCCGTATCGTTACCCTGACCCGTGAGCGTATCCGTCTGGAAGACCGCGCGGTGAAAATGTCGGTGAAAACCGTGGGTAAAGAGAAGGTGGGTGTCCTGGATATCCCTGGCTTCTACGTAGGGCTGACCGACGATGTGAAGGTTCAGCTGCAGAAACTTGAGAAACAGAACGTCAGCAGCGTCATCATTGACCTGCGCAGCAACGGCGGTGGTGCGCTGACAGAAGCGGTATCGCTCTCTGGCCTCTTCATCCCGTCTGGCCCTGTGGTTCAGGTGCGTGATAACAACGGTAAAGTCCGTGAAGATGCCGACAACGATGGTGTGGTCTACTACAAAGGCCCGCTGGTCGTGCTGGTCGACCGCTTCAGTGCGTCTGCGTCTGAGATCTTTGCCGCGGCAATGCAGGACTACGGCCGTGCGCTGATCGTGGGTGAGCCAACCTTTGGTAAAGGCACCGTTCAGCAGTATCGATCGCTGAACCGTATCTACGATCAGATGCTGCGTCCGGAATGGCCTGCGCTGGGTTCAGTGCAGTACACCATTCAGAAGTTCTACCGCGTCAACGGCGGCAGTACGCAGCGTAAAGGCGTCACGCCGGATATCATGATGCCGACAGGAACGGAAGAGACCGAAACTGGCGAGAAGTTTGAAGATAACGCGTTACCGTGGGACAGCATCAATGCTGCGACCTACGTGAAAGCGGGTGATATGACGCAATTTGGCCCTGAACTGCTGAAAGCGCATAACGACCGCATCGCGAAAGATCCGGAATTCCAGTACATCATGAAGGACATTGCGCGTTTCAATGCCCTGAAGGATAAACGGAATATTGTTTCTCTGAACTACGCCCAGCGTGAGAAAGAGAACAACGAAGACGATGCCACGCGTCTGGCCCGTATCAACGACCGCTTCAAGCGTGAAGGTAAGCCTCTGCTCAAGAAACTGGACGATCTGCCAAAAGATTACCAGGAGCCGGATCCTTACCTGGACGAGACGGTGCATATCGCCCTCGACCTGGCGAATCTGGAAAAAGATAAGCCTGCTGAGCAACCCGCTCCGGCGAAATAA
- the proQ gene encoding RNA chaperone ProQ, which yields MENQPKLNSSKEVIAFLAERFPQCFSAEGEARPLKVGIFQDLVARVEGEMNLSKTQLRSALRLYTSSWRYLYGIKPGATRVDLDGNPCGELDEQHVEHARKQLEEAKARVQAQRAEQQAKKREAAAANGQEEAPRRERKPRPAPRRHDNNDRKPRADKPAAKAPRAPREEPRHTPVSDINALSVGQALKVKAGNNAMDATVLEITKDGVRVQLTSGMSMIVRAEHLLF from the coding sequence ATGGAAAATCAACCTAAGTTGAATAGCAGTAAAGAAGTTATCGCATTTCTGGCCGAGCGTTTCCCGCAGTGCTTCAGCGCGGAAGGTGAAGCTCGTCCCCTGAAAGTCGGTATTTTTCAGGATCTGGTAGCGCGCGTTGAGGGGGAAATGAACCTCAGCAAAACTCAGTTGCGTTCTGCCTTACGTCTTTATACTTCGAGCTGGCGTTACCTGTACGGTATCAAACCGGGCGCGACTCGCGTGGATCTCGACGGCAACCCTTGTGGTGAGCTGGACGAGCAGCACGTTGAACACGCACGCAAGCAGCTTGAAGAAGCCAAAGCACGCGTTCAGGCACAACGTGCAGAACAGCAAGCGAAAAAACGCGAAGCCGCAGCGGCAAACGGCCAGGAAGAAGCGCCTCGTCGTGAGCGTAAACCGCGCCCTGCGCCGCGTCGTCACGATAATAACGATCGCAAACCGCGTGCAGACAAACCAGCAGCCAAAGCCCCACGTGCGCCTCGTGAAGAGCCGCGCCATACCCCGGTTTCTGACATCAACGCGCTGAGCGTGGGTCAGGCGCTGAAGGTCAAAGCGGGCAACAATGCTATGGACGCCACCGTACTGGAAATCACCAAAGATGGCGTTCGTGTACAGCTGACTTCTGGTATGTCAATGATTGTACGCGCAGAACACTTGTTGTTCTGA
- a CDS encoding GAF domain-containing protein, producing the protein MNKTEFYADLNRDFKALMAGETSFLATLANTSALLFERLSDVNWAGFYLLEGDTLVLGPFQGKLACVRIPVGRGVCGTAVAENQVQRVEDVHAFDGHIACDAASNSEIVLPLVVRNQIIGVLDIDSTVFSRFTTEDEQGLRELVANLENVLAGTDYQKFFASVAG; encoded by the coding sequence ATGAACAAAACAGAATTCTACGCGGATCTGAACCGCGATTTTAAGGCATTGATGGCGGGTGAGACCAGCTTCTTAGCCACTCTGGCAAATACTAGCGCATTGTTGTTCGAACGTCTCTCTGACGTGAACTGGGCTGGCTTTTACCTCCTGGAAGGTGACACGCTGGTACTTGGCCCGTTCCAGGGCAAACTGGCTTGCGTGCGTATTCCGGTCGGGCGCGGTGTATGCGGTACTGCGGTGGCCGAGAATCAGGTACAGCGTGTGGAAGATGTTCATGCGTTTGACGGGCATATCGCCTGTGATGCCGCCAGTAATTCTGAGATCGTACTGCCGCTGGTCGTAAGAAATCAGATTATTGGCGTTTTGGATATCGACAGCACCGTCTTCAGTCGCTTCACAACCGAGGACGAGCAAGGGCTGCGCGAGCTGGTGGCGAATCTGGAAAACGTCCTTGCCGGCACCGATTATCAAAAATTCTTTGCGAGCGTCGCAGGATAA
- the yebS gene encoding membrane integrity lipid transport subunit YebS: protein MALKTTKITPTKKITVHTVRDALPRAHYQRCPQCDTLFMLPKMKSHQSAFCPRCDAKIRDGRDWSLTRLAAMAVTMLLLMPFAWTEPLLKLYLLGVRIDANVLQGIWQMTRQGDPITAAMVLFCTVGAPLVLVAAIAYLWFGNILGMNLRPVLLMLDKLKEWVMLDIYLVGVGVASIKVQDYAFLQPGVGLFAFICLVLLSILTLIHLNVEQLWERFYPQRPATRPDENLRVCLGCHYTGLPDPRGRCPRCHIPLLHRRNNSLQKCWAALIASLVFLIPANMLPISVIYVNGARQEDTILSGIISLAHSNVGVAAIVFIASILVPFTKVMVMFTLLISIHFKCEQGLRTRILLLRFVTWIGRWSMLDLFVISLMMSLINRDQLLAFTMGPAAFYFGSAVILTILAVEWLDSRLLWDAHESGNPRFAD from the coding sequence ATGGCCTTAAAAACAACCAAAATTACGCCGACAAAAAAGATAACGGTCCATACGGTAAGAGACGCTTTGCCTCGTGCACATTATCAGCGTTGCCCCCAGTGCGATACGCTTTTTATGTTGCCGAAGATGAAATCGCACCAAAGTGCCTTTTGCCCCCGATGTGACGCGAAAATTCGTGACGGCCGAGACTGGTCGTTAACCCGTCTGGCCGCCATGGCCGTCACCATGCTGCTGCTGATGCCCTTCGCCTGGACCGAGCCCCTGCTGAAGCTCTACCTGCTTGGCGTACGCATTGATGCCAACGTGCTGCAGGGGATCTGGCAGATGACCCGCCAGGGCGATCCGATTACCGCTGCCATGGTGCTGTTTTGCACCGTTGGCGCGCCGCTGGTGCTGGTTGCAGCCATTGCCTATCTGTGGTTTGGCAACATCCTGGGGATGAATCTTCGCCCTGTGCTGCTGATGCTGGATAAACTCAAAGAGTGGGTGATGCTGGATATCTATCTGGTCGGTGTGGGTGTGGCATCAATTAAAGTGCAGGATTATGCTTTTCTGCAGCCGGGCGTCGGGCTTTTTGCCTTTATCTGCCTGGTGCTGCTCAGCATCCTGACGCTGATCCACCTGAACGTTGAGCAACTCTGGGAGCGTTTTTACCCTCAGCGCCCTGCCACCCGTCCGGATGAGAATCTCCGCGTCTGTCTGGGATGCCATTACACCGGGTTGCCCGATCCCCGTGGGCGCTGTCCGCGCTGCCACATACCCTTGCTGCATCGACGCAATAACAGTCTGCAAAAATGCTGGGCGGCGCTGATTGCCTCCCTGGTGTTCTTGATCCCCGCCAATATGCTGCCGATTTCCGTCATTTACGTGAATGGTGCCCGTCAGGAGGATACAATCCTCTCCGGCATTATCTCCCTGGCGCACAGCAACGTTGGGGTGGCGGCCATCGTCTTTATCGCCAGTATTCTGGTTCCTTTTACCAAAGTAATGGTGATGTTCACCCTGCTCATCAGCATTCACTTTAAGTGTGAGCAAGGATTACGAACCCGAATACTGCTTTTGCGATTCGTCACCTGGATTGGCCGCTGGTCCATGTTGGATCTGTTTGTGATTTCGCTGATGATGTCGCTGATCAATCGCGACCAGTTACTTGCTTTTACTATGGGACCCGCAGCTTTTTATTTCGGCTCTGCGGTGATATTGACTATTCTTGCTGTGGAATGGCTGGATAGCCGCTTACTTTGGGATGCACATGAGTCAGGAAACCCCCGCTTCGCCGACTGA
- a CDS encoding PqiB family protein: MSQETPASPTEARIKTKRRISPFWLLPVIALMIAGWLIWTSYEDRGSTVTIDFQTADGIVAGRTPVRFQGVEVGTVQDISLGKGLNKIQVRVSIKSDMQDALRSETQFWLVTPKASLAGVSGLDALVGGNYIGMMPGKGEPQDHFVALDTQPKYRLNNGDLMIHLQAPDLGSLNSGSLVYFRKIPVGRVYDYAINPNKQGVTIDVLIERRFTNLVKKGSRFWNVSGVDADLSLSGAKVKLESLAALVNGAIAFDSSENSSPAAADDTFGLYADLAHSQRGVIVKLVLPDAKGLKAGSTPLMYQGLQVGQLTKMTLNPGGSVTGEMTVDPSVVDLLREKTRIEMRSPKLSLNDASLSTLLTGNTFELIPGEGKPSNNFVIAPADKALLQKPGVVTVTLNAPESYGIEAGQPLILHGVQVGQVLERTLSENGVSFSVAIDPQYSNLVHGDSKFVVNSRVDVKVGLDGVEFLGASASEWVNGGIRILPGDKGPIRENYPLYANLDKAIENSLSDLPTTTLTLSAETLPDVQAGSVVLYRKFEVGEVIAVRPRADAFDIELHIKPEYRKLLTPNSVFWAEGGAKVQLNGNGLTVQASPLSRALRGAISFDNLSGAGANLRKGDKRILFPSETAARAVGGQITLHAFDAGKLAEGMPIRYLGIDIGQIQKLTLITSRNEVQATAVLYPEYVQTFARTGSRFSVVTPQISAAGVEHLDTILQPYINVEPGQGNARRDFELQEATITDSRYLGGLSIVVEVPEAGSLGIGTPVLFRGIEVGTVTGLTLGTLSDRVMVALRISDRYQHLVRNNSVFWLASGYSLDFGLTGGVVKTGTFNQFIRGGIAFATPPGTPLAPKAQSGKHFLLLESEPKEWREWGTALPR, translated from the coding sequence ATGAGTCAGGAAACCCCCGCTTCGCCGACTGAAGCGAGAATTAAAACTAAACGCCGCATTTCGCCATTCTGGTTGCTGCCTGTCATCGCCCTGATGATTGCAGGCTGGCTTATCTGGACGAGCTATGAAGATCGCGGAAGTACCGTCACCATTGATTTCCAGACCGCCGACGGCATTGTCGCCGGACGAACCCCCGTTCGTTTTCAGGGGGTTGAAGTCGGTACGGTTCAGGACATCTCACTCGGAAAAGGGCTGAACAAAATTCAGGTGCGGGTCAGCATTAAATCGGACATGCAGGACGCGCTGCGCAGCGAAACGCAGTTCTGGCTGGTCACGCCGAAGGCGTCTCTGGCGGGTGTCTCGGGGCTGGATGCGCTGGTTGGCGGTAACTACATCGGTATGATGCCAGGCAAGGGCGAACCGCAGGATCACTTTGTCGCGCTGGATACGCAGCCAAAATACCGTCTCAATAACGGCGATCTGATGATCCATCTGCAGGCGCCGGATCTCGGCTCACTGAACAGTGGCTCGTTGGTCTATTTCCGAAAAATTCCGGTGGGTCGCGTTTACGATTACGCCATCAATCCGAACAAACAGGGCGTGACCATCGATGTGCTGATCGAACGCCGATTCACCAACCTGGTGAAAAAAGGCAGCCGCTTCTGGAACGTGTCTGGCGTAGATGCCGACCTCAGCCTGAGCGGTGCTAAAGTGAAGCTGGAGAGCCTGGCCGCACTGGTAAACGGGGCGATTGCCTTTGACTCCTCGGAGAACTCCAGCCCTGCTGCTGCCGATGATACGTTCGGGTTGTACGCTGATCTGGCGCACAGCCAGCGAGGGGTGATCGTCAAACTTGTTCTGCCCGATGCGAAAGGTCTGAAAGCCGGATCAACACCGCTGATGTATCAGGGTCTGCAGGTAGGTCAGCTCACCAAAATGACGCTCAACCCTGGCGGCTCGGTGACGGGCGAAATGACCGTCGACCCCAGCGTGGTCGATCTCCTGCGCGAGAAAACGCGTATCGAGATGCGCAGTCCGAAGCTCTCTCTGAACGATGCCAGTCTCAGCACTTTGCTGACCGGCAACACGTTTGAACTGATCCCCGGTGAAGGAAAGCCAAGCAACAACTTCGTGATCGCCCCGGCGGATAAAGCCCTGCTGCAAAAACCGGGCGTTGTGACGGTTACGCTAAATGCACCCGAAAGTTATGGTATTGAAGCCGGTCAGCCGCTGATCCTCCACGGTGTCCAGGTGGGTCAGGTTCTGGAGCGAACGCTTTCCGAAAACGGCGTGAGCTTCTCGGTAGCGATCGATCCGCAATACAGCAACCTCGTCCATGGCGACAGTAAATTCGTGGTTAACAGCCGCGTCGATGTGAAGGTAGGCCTGGACGGCGTAGAGTTCCTTGGTGCCAGTGCCAGCGAATGGGTTAACGGCGGCATTCGCATTTTGCCGGGCGATAAAGGCCCCATCCGCGAAAATTACCCGCTGTATGCCAACCTGGACAAAGCGATTGAAAACAGCCTGAGCGATCTGCCGACGACCACGCTGACCTTGAGCGCCGAGACGCTACCGGACGTCCAGGCAGGTTCTGTTGTGCTGTATCGCAAGTTTGAAGTCGGGGAAGTGATCGCCGTTCGCCCGCGTGCGGACGCGTTTGATATCGAACTGCATATCAAGCCGGAGTATCGCAAGCTGCTGACGCCAAACAGCGTCTTCTGGGCCGAAGGCGGCGCGAAAGTTCAGCTTAACGGTAACGGGCTGACCGTGCAGGCCTCCCCGCTCTCACGCGCGCTGCGCGGCGCCATTAGCTTCGATAACCTCAGCGGTGCAGGCGCAAACCTGCGTAAGGGCGATAAGCGTATTCTCTTCCCGTCCGAAACCGCCGCGCGTGCCGTGGGTGGGCAGATTACCCTGCATGCATTTGATGCCGGTAAGCTGGCGGAAGGCATGCCGATTCGCTACCTGGGCATTGATATCGGCCAGATCCAGAAGCTGACGCTGATCACCTCCCGCAACGAGGTACAGGCCACCGCGGTGCTCTACCCGGAATATGTGCAGACCTTCGCCCGTACCGGTTCCCGCTTCTCGGTGGTGACGCCGCAGATTTCGGCCGCAGGCGTTGAACATCTCGACACTATTCTGCAGCCCTATATCAACGTCGAACCCGGCCAGGGCAATGCACGGCGTGATTTCGAACTGCAGGAAGCCACCATCACCGATTCGCGCTACCTCGGTGGCCTGAGCATTGTGGTGGAAGTCCCGGAAGCAGGCTCACTTGGCATCGGCACACCGGTTCTGTTCCGCGGTATTGAGGTAGGTACGGTAACGGGTCTGACGCTTGGTACGCTCTCCGATCGTGTGATGGTGGCGTTACGTATCAGCGACCGTTACCAGCACCTGGTACGAAATAATTCGGTATTCTGGCTGGCATCTGGCTACTCGCTGGACTTCGGCCTGACGGGGGGCGTGGTGAAAACCGGTACCTTCAACCAGTTCATCCGTGGTGGTATTGCGTTTGCCACCCCGCCGGGCACGCCACTGGCGCCAAAAGCGCAGTCAGGGAAACACTTCCTGCTGCTCGAAAGCGAACCGAAAGAGTGGCGTGAATGGGGAACGGCTCTGCCGCGTTAA
- the rsmF gene encoding 16S rRNA (cytosine(1407)-C(5))-methyltransferase RsmF: MAQNSVFLPEQFLAQMREALPSHLSLDDFIAACQRPLRRSIRVNTLKISVDDFLTLVSPYNWQLTPVPWCAEGFWIERDDEDAVPLGSTAEHLSGLFYIQEASSMLPVAALFAEGNAPERVMDVAAAPGSKTTQIAARMGNHGAILANEFSASRVKVLHANISRCGIQNVALTHFDGRVFGAALPEAFDAILLDAPCSGEGVVRKDPDALKNWSVESNLEIAATQRELIDSAFHALRPGGTLVYSTCTLNRDENEDVCLWLKAQYPDAVEFLPLNDLFATADEAATPEGFLHVFPQIYDCEGFFVARLRKTQAVAPLPAPKFKVGNFPFAPLKGRDAVQLKAAANKVGLIWDENLHLWMRDKEIWLFPAPIEPLIGKVRFSRIGIRLAEVHNKGYRWQHEAVIALADSDNTFELTHQEAEEWYRGRDVYPETTPSQDEVIVTYQGFPLGLAKKVGSRLKNSYPRELVRDGRLFTGNSPTD, from the coding sequence GTGGCTCAAAACTCCGTATTTCTTCCTGAACAATTCCTTGCGCAAATGCGCGAGGCGCTTCCCTCTCACCTGTCGTTAGATGATTTTATAGCCGCCTGCCAGCGTCCGTTACGCCGGAGCATTCGCGTCAACACGCTGAAAATCAGCGTCGATGATTTTCTGACGCTGGTTTCCCCATACAACTGGCAGCTTACGCCGGTGCCCTGGTGTGCAGAGGGGTTTTGGATCGAGCGCGATGACGAAGATGCCGTGCCGCTGGGAAGTACCGCAGAACATCTGAGCGGTCTGTTTTATATTCAGGAAGCCAGTTCGATGCTGCCGGTTGCCGCCCTGTTCGCAGAAGGCAACGCACCTGAACGCGTGATGGACGTGGCCGCCGCGCCCGGCTCGAAAACAACACAAATTGCCGCCCGGATGGGTAATCACGGGGCGATTCTTGCCAACGAATTTTCCGCCAGCCGCGTGAAAGTCTTGCATGCCAACATCAGCCGCTGCGGTATCCAGAATGTCGCCCTGACGCATTTTGACGGACGCGTGTTTGGCGCCGCCTTGCCGGAAGCGTTCGATGCCATTCTGCTCGACGCCCCCTGCTCTGGCGAGGGGGTGGTGCGTAAAGATCCCGATGCGTTAAAGAACTGGTCTGTGGAAAGCAATCTTGAGATCGCTGCCACGCAGCGCGAACTGATCGACAGCGCCTTTCACGCCCTGCGACCCGGCGGCACGCTGGTTTACTCCACCTGTACCCTCAACCGCGATGAAAACGAAGACGTCTGTCTGTGGTTGAAAGCGCAATACCCGGATGCCGTTGAGTTCCTGCCACTTAACGATCTGTTTGCCACGGCAGATGAGGCCGCCACGCCGGAAGGTTTCCTGCACGTGTTCCCACAGATTTACGACTGCGAAGGGTTCTTTGTGGCTCGTCTGCGCAAAACTCAGGCGGTGGCTCCCCTGCCAGCCCCGAAATTTAAGGTCGGCAATTTCCCGTTCGCCCCGCTGAAGGGCCGCGATGCTGTGCAACTTAAAGCCGCCGCCAACAAGGTTGGGCTGATCTGGGATGAGAATCTGCACCTCTGGATGCGTGATAAAGAGATATGGCTGTTCCCGGCACCCATTGAGCCGCTTATTGGCAAAGTCCGTTTTTCACGTATCGGGATCCGCCTGGCGGAAGTGCATAATAAAGGTTACCGCTGGCAGCACGAAGCGGTCATCGCCCTGGCGGACAGCGATAACACGTTTGAATTGACGCATCAGGAAGCCGAAGAGTGGTATCGTGGTCGCGACGTTTACCCGGAAACCACCCCGTCTCAGGATGAGGTTATTGTGACGTATCAGGGCTTCCCGTTGGGTCTGGCGAAAAAGGTCGGCTCGCGGCTGAAAAATAGTTATCCGCGGGAGTTGGTCCGCGATGGCCGGTTGTTTACGGGTAACAGTCCCACCGACTAA
- a CDS encoding YebV family protein, giving the protein MTKTSVRIGAFEIDDAELRGEAQGDRTLSIPCKSDPDLCMQLDAWDADTSVPAILDGEHSVLYREHYDSKTDAWVMRLA; this is encoded by the coding sequence ATGACGAAAACCAGCGTGCGTATTGGCGCTTTTGAGATCGACGACGCAGAGCTGCGCGGCGAAGCACAAGGCGATCGAACGTTAAGTATTCCCTGCAAATCCGACCCGGATTTGTGCATGCAACTCGACGCATGGGATGCGGATACCAGCGTCCCGGCGATACTTGATGGCGAACACTCTGTTCTTTACCGTGAGCATTACGATAGCAAAACCGATGCCTGGGTCATGCGCCTTGCCTGA
- the pphA gene encoding protein-serine/threonine phosphatase codes for MYQRIEGGMWRHVWVVSDIHGCYHWLMDELKRRHFNPYEDLLISVGDLIDRGPDSVKTLQLINEKWFRAVRGNHEQMAIDSLDNNDSSLWAMNGGVWFTRLDREQQALARTLLNACRELPHIIEITCANGLNVIAHADYPAAEYRWQKPVSAQRVLWDRDRLMGFMVGKGQGISGADHFWFGHTPVDRRYDFDNLHYIDTGAVFDGYFTLAQLQ; via the coding sequence ATGTATCAGCGAATAGAGGGTGGGATGTGGCGTCACGTCTGGGTTGTCAGCGATATACATGGCTGTTATCACTGGCTTATGGACGAACTGAAACGCCGCCATTTTAATCCGTATGAGGATTTGCTTATTTCCGTTGGCGATTTGATCGATCGCGGTCCTGACAGCGTAAAAACACTGCAGCTCATCAATGAGAAATGGTTCAGAGCCGTGCGGGGTAACCATGAGCAAATGGCAATTGATAGTCTGGACAATAATGATTCTTCGCTGTGGGCGATGAATGGTGGAGTGTGGTTTACGCGCCTTGATCGCGAGCAGCAGGCGCTGGCGCGAACGTTACTAAACGCCTGCCGCGAATTGCCGCATATTATCGAGATAACCTGCGCAAACGGTCTCAATGTTATTGCGCACGCAGATTACCCCGCCGCGGAATACCGCTGGCAAAAACCGGTGAGCGCCCAGCGCGTGCTGTGGGATCGCGACAGGTTGATGGGCTTTATGGTGGGCAAAGGGCAGGGGATTAGCGGTGCGGATCATTTCTGGTTCGGGCATACGCCCGTCGACAGGCGGTATGATTTTGATAACCTGCACTATATTGATACCGGAGCGGTGTTCGACGGTTACTTCACGCTGGCACAGCTACAGTAA
- a CDS encoding VirK/YbjX family protein — protein MSNTHLHNDVFYPHRTNIISELVNGERVPGPIWRKRDYRLKFLLRSLLFWSSTRRMLEALSGRDDFDKLLAAQITLPSKTHRQYLMRGLTANDRADAIVTHYYWIDSLKERALAQALTSPQEQTVVQFHAKEGVIYTVNASSAGKAEREGESTLWLRDNEDTLLASLTFSVARSNGQRVIVIGGLQGPRRCVSRDVIKQSTRACHGLFPKRVLMEVLFQLALQSSVKAIFAVSDEGHVFRALRYRLSKGRHFHASYDEFWDSLGGKKVSGFCWQLPLQMERKSLDEIASKKRAEYRRRFELLDEIEASVKSRF, from the coding sequence GTGTCTAATACACACCTGCATAACGATGTGTTCTACCCACATCGCACAAATATAATTTCCGAGCTGGTGAACGGCGAACGTGTCCCGGGACCCATCTGGCGGAAACGCGATTATCGGCTGAAGTTCCTTTTACGTTCGCTTCTGTTCTGGTCTTCCACCCGTCGCATGCTGGAAGCCCTTTCAGGGCGTGACGATTTCGACAAACTGCTCGCCGCTCAAATTACATTGCCCAGCAAGACCCATCGGCAGTATCTGATGCGTGGCCTGACCGCGAACGATCGCGCCGACGCTATCGTTACCCATTATTACTGGATCGATAGCCTGAAAGAGCGCGCCCTCGCCCAGGCGCTGACCAGCCCGCAGGAACAAACCGTTGTTCAGTTCCATGCAAAAGAGGGCGTGATCTATACGGTTAATGCATCCTCTGCCGGGAAAGCCGAGCGCGAAGGTGAGAGCACGCTGTGGCTGCGCGATAACGAGGATACGCTGCTTGCCAGCCTGACCTTTAGCGTAGCCCGCAGCAACGGACAACGCGTAATAGTGATTGGCGGGCTTCAGGGCCCCCGCCGCTGCGTGTCGCGGGACGTCATTAAACAATCCACCCGCGCCTGTCACGGCCTGTTCCCTAAACGCGTGCTGATGGAAGTTCTTTTCCAGCTGGCCTTACAGTCATCTGTTAAGGCGATTTTTGCCGTCAGCGACGAGGGACACGTTTTCCGCGCATTGCGCTATCGCCTCAGCAAAGGCCGCCATTTCCACGCCAGCTATGACGAATTCTGGGATTCTCTGGGCGGTAAAAAGGTCTCCGGCTTCTGCTGGCAGCTCCCGCTGCAGATGGAACGCAAATCTCTCGACGAGATCGCGAGCAAGAAGCGTGCGGAATACCGCCGTCGTTTTGAATTGCTTGATGAAATTGAGGCGTCGGTAAAATCCCGCTTTTAA
- a CDS encoding YebY family protein yields MKKTVLSLLLLACTGSALAAPQVITVSRFEVGKDKWAFNREEVMLTCRPGHALYAINPSTLVQYPLNEVAEQQVASGKSSGQPISVIQIDDPAHPGQKMSLTPFIERADKLC; encoded by the coding sequence ATGAAAAAAACAGTACTTTCGCTCTTATTGCTGGCCTGCACGGGGAGCGCTCTGGCCGCGCCGCAGGTGATCACCGTCAGCCGTTTTGAAGTGGGTAAAGACAAGTGGGCGTTTAATCGCGAAGAGGTGATGCTGACCTGTCGTCCGGGACATGCGTTATACGCGATCAACCCGAGTACGCTGGTGCAATACCCGTTGAATGAGGTTGCAGAGCAGCAGGTGGCCAGCGGCAAGAGCAGCGGCCAGCCCATCAGCGTGATTCAGATTGATGACCCGGCTCATCCGGGGCAGAAGATGAGCCTGACACCGTTTATCGAACGCGCTGACAAGCTCTGCTAG